A genomic region of Vicinamibacteria bacterium contains the following coding sequences:
- a CDS encoding monovalent cation/H+ antiporter complex subunit F has translation MLSPKDVVNREKALSSECPRWLGSTWNLPDSRFAPWVFFPCVLPVALASHQLVNPWFLPVLLTGIAAGLIGVWRSKGWPQRFLAMDLVATLVLGSAVVYATSLGEPVAFPTALLLAAILALGSVASLVFIERLPNAGVPGGTASENERSRLRWHRALAFVVLVLIVSLVSSARAFGPSPTSVAYTWLVSSSSFGLIWLLSAPCLLDGRFGRLAPTILSLIVLLLFTIWHLASTEVARHQAYPLLWNELLSRSRDDRAW, from the coding sequence ATGCTCTCTCCCAAGGACGTCGTGAACCGGGAAAAGGCTTTGTCATCCGAATGCCCGAGGTGGCTCGGGAGTACCTGGAACCTCCCCGATTCGAGGTTCGCGCCGTGGGTCTTCTTCCCCTGCGTGCTGCCGGTGGCGCTCGCTTCACACCAGCTGGTCAACCCGTGGTTTCTTCCCGTCCTCTTGACCGGCATTGCGGCGGGGCTGATCGGGGTTTGGCGAAGCAAGGGCTGGCCGCAACGATTTCTTGCAATGGATCTCGTCGCCACGCTCGTCTTGGGCTCGGCGGTCGTCTATGCCACGAGCCTCGGGGAGCCCGTCGCGTTTCCCACGGCGCTGCTCCTTGCGGCTATCCTGGCGCTCGGCTCGGTTGCGAGCCTCGTTTTCATCGAGCGACTTCCGAACGCGGGCGTACCCGGCGGGACTGCGTCGGAAAACGAACGATCTCGCCTGCGCTGGCATCGCGCCCTCGCGTTCGTGGTGCTGGTTCTGATCGTGTCGTTGGTGAGCTCGGCTCGCGCGTTTGGGCCTTCCCCCACCTCCGTGGCCTACACCTGGCTCGTCTCGAGCTCTAGCTTCGGCTTGATATGGCTGCTCTCGGCTCCCTGTCTTCTCGACGGGCGTTTCGGCCGCCTGGCCCCGACGATTCTGTCTCTGATCGTACTGCTGCTCTTTACGATCTGGCATCTTGCTTCCACTGAAGTCGCACGCCATCAGGCCTACCCACTCTTGTGGAACGAGTTGTTGAGCCGCTCCCGGGACGATCGTGCCTGGT
- a CDS encoding prepilin-type N-terminal cleavage/methylation domain-containing protein yields MKNNKGFTLIELLIVIAIIGIIAAIAIPSLLRARVSANEAQAIGDTRTVISAEQTYAASNCGWFAPLENLNRLATGIGIPNYPTQAPEFLGNDLGRVPPFTKSGYSRDWSDGGSGQPPGLGTQCDPASVPDYCYTSTPASNLTGARAFAGNATGAVYVDQGGNLIACPVPNATTFLE; encoded by the coding sequence ATGAAGAACAACAAAGGATTCACCTTGATCGAGCTGCTCATCGTGATTGCGATCATCGGCATCATCGCCGCGATCGCCATCCCGAGCTTGCTTCGCGCTCGCGTCTCGGCCAATGAGGCGCAGGCGATCGGCGACACCCGTACGGTCATCTCCGCCGAGCAGACTTACGCCGCGTCCAACTGTGGATGGTTTGCGCCCCTCGAGAACCTCAACCGCCTCGCCACCGGGATTGGCATTCCCAATTATCCGACGCAGGCTCCGGAGTTTCTCGGGAACGATCTCGGACGGGTACCTCCTTTCACGAAATCCGGTTACAGCAGAGATTGGAGTGATGGTGGCAGTGGACAGCCCCCGGGTCTCGGGACCCAGTGCGATCCCGCCAGCGTGCCCGACTACTGCTACACGTCCACCCCCGCCAGCAACTTGACGGGTGCGCGAGCGTTCGCGGGCAACGCCACCGGCGCGGTCTACGTTGACCAGGGTGGTAACTTGATCGCTTGCCCGGTCCCGAACGCGACCACATTCCTCGAGTAG
- a CDS encoding ABC transporter ATP-binding protein gives MLVVETKGLTKDYDVGSLLTKRRRALDHLDLTVEEGEIFGLIGPNGAGKTTTLKLLMGLVFPTEGEVTILGRAIDDPSMKAEIGYLPEHPYFYDYLTGRELLDYFGRLFGIPSEQRKRRIEELLDRVGIAEAADLALRKYSKGMTQRLGIAQALINRPKLVFLDEPMSGLDPMGRREMSGIIRELRESGATVFFCSHVLPDVEQLCDRIAILNRG, from the coding sequence ATGCTGGTCGTCGAAACCAAAGGACTTACCAAAGACTATGACGTCGGGTCGCTCCTAACCAAGCGCCGTCGGGCGCTCGACCACCTCGACTTGACCGTCGAAGAGGGTGAGATTTTCGGGCTCATTGGCCCGAACGGGGCGGGGAAGACCACGACTCTGAAGCTTCTCATGGGACTCGTCTTCCCGACCGAGGGCGAGGTCACCATCCTGGGGAGGGCGATCGACGACCCCTCGATGAAGGCCGAGATCGGCTACCTCCCCGAGCATCCCTACTTCTACGACTATCTGACGGGGAGGGAGCTCCTCGACTACTTCGGGCGTCTATTCGGCATCCCTTCGGAGCAGCGGAAACGGAGGATCGAGGAGCTGCTCGACCGAGTGGGAATCGCCGAGGCGGCGGACCTCGCGCTCCGCAAGTACTCGAAGGGCATGACCCAGCGGCTCGGCATCGCTCAGGCCCTCATCAATCGGCCCAAGCTCGTGTTTCTCGACGAGCCGATGTCCGGGCTCGACCCCATGGGTCGGCGCGAGATGTCGGGAATCATCCGGGAGCTTCGCGAATCCGGCGCGACCGTCTTTTTTTGCTCGCACGTCCTTCCCGACGTCGAGCAGCTGTGTGATCGCATCGCGATCCTGAATCGAGGCTAG
- a CDS encoding ABC transporter permease has product MNSVPFVALNTFRETVRDKVLYNLVLFALLMISSSYVLGKISVYQEVKIIKDLGLASISIFGMVIAIFIGIGLVAKEIEKRTLYSLLPKPISRVQFVLGKYFGLCLTLLVNVSVMTLGLYGVLLVMEEPFDSALLKAIFLIYVSLAVVVAVALLFSTFTSSLLAGLATGFVYVAGYFSADLKHFDAVVDSSFIPSVTRVLYYLLPNFRNFDIKALVVGGDPVSVAQVGWATLYGAVYIGLVLAGASWIFQKRNLK; this is encoded by the coding sequence GTGAACAGCGTACCGTTCGTCGCTCTGAATACCTTCCGTGAGACGGTACGGGACAAGGTCCTCTACAACCTGGTCCTGTTCGCCCTTCTCATGATCTCGAGCTCCTACGTTCTGGGGAAAATCTCCGTCTATCAGGAGGTCAAGATCATCAAGGATCTGGGGCTCGCCTCCATATCGATCTTCGGTATGGTCATCGCGATTTTCATCGGCATCGGACTGGTCGCCAAGGAGATCGAAAAGAGGACGCTCTACAGCCTGTTGCCAAAGCCGATCTCCCGGGTGCAATTCGTCCTGGGCAAATACTTCGGCCTCTGCCTTACGCTTCTCGTCAACGTCAGCGTGATGACGCTCGGGTTGTACGGGGTGCTCCTCGTCATGGAGGAGCCCTTCGACTCCGCTTTATTGAAAGCGATTTTTCTCATTTACGTGAGTCTTGCCGTCGTCGTTGCCGTGGCGCTTCTGTTCAGCACGTTCACCTCCTCGCTCCTGGCGGGGCTTGCCACCGGTTTCGTCTACGTCGCGGGATATTTCTCCGCGGATCTCAAGCATTTCGACGCGGTCGTCGACTCGAGCTTCATCCCCAGCGTCACTCGCGTGTTGTACTACCTCCTTCCGAATTTCAGGAACTTCGATATCAAAGCCCTGGTCGTTGGCGGAGATCCGGTGTCCGTAGCCCAGGTGGGGTGGGCGACTCTCTATGGCGCCGTCTATATTGGTTTGGTGCTGGCAGGCGCCTCCTGGATCTTCCAGAAGAGGAATCTCAAGTAG
- a CDS encoding prepilin peptidase: protein MAGSWSSFVSWLGPGFAFSFGLVWGSFVNVVIHRLPRGKFLDSNRSRCPACGEIVAAYDNVPVLSFVFLGGRCRYCKARISFRYPVVELAVGCASLLAYLRHGPTLECVVELAFVAALVALVFIDYEHQILPNSITIPGVLVGLALSPLRETISVRDSALGALLGAGLLFVVAELYFRLRGIEGLGFGDVKMMGMVGAFLGWKGVFLTLFLGSLAGSVVGAFVLARGGDMQTKLPFGTFLGAGAIVALYSGARLIGWYSGLF from the coding sequence TTGGCCGGCTCCTGGAGCTCCTTCGTATCCTGGCTCGGGCCAGGATTCGCCTTTTCCTTCGGACTCGTCTGGGGTAGTTTCGTCAACGTCGTCATCCATCGTCTGCCCCGGGGGAAGTTCCTCGATTCGAATCGTTCGCGCTGCCCGGCTTGCGGGGAGATCGTTGCCGCTTACGACAACGTCCCGGTGCTGAGTTTCGTGTTCCTCGGTGGCCGGTGCCGCTATTGCAAGGCCCGCATCTCGTTTCGCTACCCGGTCGTGGAGCTCGCCGTCGGGTGCGCTTCACTCCTGGCGTACCTCCGGCACGGCCCCACACTCGAGTGCGTGGTGGAGCTCGCCTTCGTCGCCGCCCTCGTCGCCCTGGTCTTCATCGACTACGAGCATCAGATCCTCCCCAATAGCATCACGATCCCCGGGGTACTCGTCGGACTCGCACTCTCACCGCTACGCGAGACCATCTCGGTTCGCGACTCCGCGCTGGGAGCCCTGCTGGGCGCGGGTCTCCTGTTCGTAGTGGCCGAGCTCTACTTTCGCCTGAGAGGAATCGAAGGTCTCGGTTTCGGCGACGTGAAGATGATGGGTATGGTGGGGGCCTTCCTCGGCTGGAAGGGCGTTTTCCTGACCTTGTTCCTGGGATCACTCGCAGGCTCGGTCGTGGGTGCCTTCGTTCTGGCACGCGGGGGGGATATGCAGACCAAGCTTCCGTTCGGAACGTTTCTCGGGGCGGGCGCCATCGTCGCGTTGTACTCCGGAGCGCGTCTCATCGGCTGGTATAGCGGATTGTTCTGA
- a CDS encoding ATP-binding protein: MFGREARVRLFLAFLILVLVVVNSQSLLNSQHSRDALIASFDRSVRATAELIAVELSREKKPLDSSAASVFLAEAAKKRGLESACLFDLDARLLTGGACAPSAARAFDRLDADGRRSLLGQGWAITGAIPAYDPESATVAGYLMTENGIIRVESPAGPVALANRRLRTTLIYQVSALSFVLVAVFLFLRSLLAPHRKLVAEARSVATELSDGLPDSRDEAEFLLGTFQEVVARLKRKEDELASLHRLEKARADESEALASDIIRSMTTGLVSLDASGVVAMVNPAARRIFGVDADVSAGRPFADVFRGSDELERWISDAIERSESHLRGGIRYRTSTGETLHLGVSVIPLLSDEGRARGALCLVADLTEVVELRSRLLLKDNLARLGEMAAGIAHEFRNALATILGNARLLRAEVEGESREVADALIQEGQSLTHVVTEFLQFARPESLSSEHVDLHDMLRGLVEEMRERASESHVALTFEGDRVGMEGDSRLLRKAFSNLVLNAIESLSDAPPRAGRVEVHLSRYDGYAVVRVRDNGPGISAADREKIFTPFFTRKERGTGLGLSVVQKVVVSHNGTIELEPAQAGGASFVVRLPLEVLGSSSSDPWV; the protein is encoded by the coding sequence ATGTTCGGAAGGGAAGCGAGGGTTCGGCTCTTTCTGGCGTTTCTGATCCTCGTCCTCGTCGTGGTGAACAGTCAAAGTCTCCTGAACTCCCAGCATTCTCGGGACGCCTTGATCGCTTCGTTCGACCGCTCGGTGCGCGCCACGGCCGAGCTCATCGCGGTCGAGCTGAGCCGAGAGAAAAAGCCTCTCGATTCGTCGGCCGCGAGCGTCTTTCTAGCGGAGGCGGCGAAAAAACGCGGCCTCGAGTCCGCCTGCCTCTTCGATCTCGATGCCCGTCTCCTCACCGGGGGAGCCTGTGCGCCGTCCGCGGCTCGTGCTTTCGATCGCCTGGATGCGGACGGCCGTCGATCGCTCCTCGGCCAGGGATGGGCGATCACCGGAGCAATCCCCGCTTACGATCCCGAATCGGCAACCGTAGCCGGGTACTTGATGACCGAGAACGGCATCATTCGAGTGGAGTCTCCCGCCGGTCCCGTCGCTCTGGCCAATCGGCGGCTGCGCACGACGCTCATCTATCAAGTTTCGGCATTGAGTTTCGTTCTCGTCGCGGTGTTTCTTTTTCTGCGCAGCCTGCTCGCCCCTCACCGGAAGCTCGTGGCCGAAGCGCGATCGGTGGCCACCGAGCTGTCGGACGGGCTGCCCGATTCTCGCGACGAAGCCGAGTTTCTTCTCGGAACGTTTCAAGAAGTCGTCGCCCGGCTGAAGCGGAAAGAAGACGAACTGGCTTCCCTTCACCGTCTGGAGAAGGCTCGGGCCGACGAGAGCGAGGCTCTCGCCAGCGACATCATCCGAAGCATGACCACGGGTCTCGTGAGTCTCGATGCCTCAGGAGTGGTCGCGATGGTGAATCCTGCGGCCCGGCGGATCTTCGGCGTCGATGCGGACGTGAGTGCCGGGCGGCCTTTCGCCGACGTCTTCCGGGGCTCGGACGAGCTCGAGCGGTGGATCTCCGATGCGATCGAGCGATCCGAATCCCATCTCCGCGGTGGGATCCGCTATCGAACCTCGACCGGGGAGACGCTCCACCTCGGGGTCAGCGTCATTCCCCTCCTTTCCGATGAGGGTCGCGCCCGAGGCGCTCTATGCCTGGTCGCCGATCTCACCGAGGTGGTGGAGCTTCGAAGCCGGTTGTTGTTGAAGGACAACCTGGCGCGCCTCGGGGAAATGGCGGCTGGCATCGCACACGAGTTTCGCAACGCGCTCGCCACGATTCTCGGCAATGCCCGGCTGCTCCGGGCCGAGGTCGAAGGGGAGTCTCGCGAAGTGGCCGATGCCCTCATCCAGGAGGGCCAGTCCCTGACCCACGTGGTTACCGAGTTCCTTCAATTCGCCCGGCCGGAGAGTCTGAGCTCCGAGCACGTCGACCTGCATGACATGCTTCGTGGTCTCGTCGAAGAGATGCGCGAGCGCGCGAGCGAGTCGCACGTGGCCCTTACGTTCGAAGGAGATCGCGTCGGGATGGAAGGAGACTCGCGGTTGCTGCGCAAGGCTTTCTCGAATCTCGTCCTCAACGCCATCGAATCGCTTTCGGATGCTCCGCCTCGGGCAGGTCGCGTCGAAGTGCATCTCTCCCGATACGACGGATACGCCGTGGTTCGTGTTCGCGACAACGGCCCGGGCATCTCGGCAGCGGATCGCGAAAAAATTTTCACGCCGTTCTTCACGAGGAAGGAGCGGGGCACGGGTCTGGGACTCTCGGTTGTTCAGAAAGTGGTCGTTTCCCACAACGGGACCATCGAGCTCGAGCCCGCGCAAGCCGGGGGAGCAAGCTTCGTCGTGCGTCTT